The window CTGATGGGCGGGATTCAGCACACAACGGATCCGCGTGGAACCGCAGGAATCCTCCCGAGCCCTATAGCGGGACAGAATCAAGACCCGCGGTCGATCGTTCAGACCACCGAACGAGTATGTGGATTTCCGGAAGCCGAACTTCCGATCTTTCGCGAGAAGAGTCCCATCGGTTACGAGCTGAAAGTTCTCGGGGTGGGAGATCGAAACCTTCCCCCATGCAGTGATGCTGGTATCGACCACGGCGGGATACCAGAGGAAGAAAGGATCAAACAGAAGATGGTCCTGGCTGATGTGCGTGAAACGGCTGCCCTCCGGCGAGACACTGAGAGGCCAGCCCTCCCACCTAACCCGGAAGTCGGGATCCATGCGCCCGGTCCGGGAAAGACCCGACTCGCCGAGGCCCGACTCGGTCACGCGGAACGCCGGATCCAGAGCAAGGGGCGCGCCGCCTTCTGCGAACTCGAGGTAACGGAAGTGGAACCGGGCCTCTCCCGAGAGGATCCTCCGGGCCGGATCGATCGTGATCTGCATCTCGTACTCGGCGCTGGGGGGCGCCTGCATTCTTGGGCCGGGTCGGCCACCAGGACCCGAAGCACAAGAACCGCACGAGAGAAGGAGAACGGCGATGAGAATCTCCCAACGAAATGATGAAGACTTGGTCGTGCTCATGCTCGCATGATCCCCTCGGGTTGAGTTTAGTATGGCGTCCGCAATTCCCATCGGAAAGAAGAAACCGGGGCTTCGATGCTACCTCAACAGTCGGTGTCGAGAAACCCGGGGACGCCATCGACCGCCCGCAGTGTCCAAGCGACTACAGCCTGGATTCAGTATGGTGTCCCCAGGATTCCCCAGAATTCCACCAGAATTCGCACAATTCGTCCGAGTCCGAGAGCGGGTTGTTGCCCCCGGGACCCGCTCTCAGCTGTTTCTCTATCATCTTGAGGATGACACCGAGCGGAACCAACCGGCCGTCAGGGTCCTTCCAACTACGAGGACGTATGGTGCGTACTTTCTTGGGGAGCCAAACGCCGTCGAATACGTCCACGTATTCAGTGCGGTCGATCACCTGGACAGGCATTCGCCCACGGCCTGAATGGGCAATTCGGAGGAACGGAGAGTCTCCTAAGATTGCCCGGATCTTCTCCTTGAAGCCCAAGGGTTCCTTGAAGTCGATAGGGTGCCCCACGGGCGGGGCGAGGGGGTCTCGAACAGTCACGGTGTCTCCACCGGGTAATATCAACGCGAGTGAATCGGGCGGGGAATGCGCATAGCCGGCGTTCGGGTCGTACTGGTAGCGCGCGAAGAAGAAGAGTGCTTTCTCACCCAACTGCGCACCGCTGATGTCACACGTCCACGTGGTCCGTGCGAGGTAGAAGAGCTCGGGAAACTCAAGACCTTTGAGAGTCTTGAGAACCTTGATGTGGGCGACAGGTACTCCTTCGATGTTAGCGACCGCCACAGTCTTTCCGAGCACGATGAAGTCGGCATCTGATGTCAAGGAATCAAGACTCGTGCCGAGGAAGCTCGAAGAGGCGCTCCCAGCGAGCACACACACGAGGAAGAGGAGAACAGCGGCTAAGCCACACCGCCGTGTCCCCCTTCCACGCTGCCTCCGTTGCATCGGGGACAACCTCCGGAGAATGACATACGACCCCACTTCTGCTCACAGACTGTGTGAAGACCCGGGGACACCATGCTCAGTTTCAGGTTCCCCTTCTCGCCCACGGCCGACCGCCCGCGGTGTGCAAGCGACAACAGCCTGGATTCAGTATGGCGTCCCCAGAATTCCCCCAGAATTCCGTTTCATCGGCCCGGTCTCGGGTTGTTCGTGGTGCCGGCGAACCGGATGTGGGGGTAGATTATCAGGAATCGTTCGAAGTGTCAAGCGCGTGATCGTCTCTCCTCCATACGCGCTCCCGAAGACCGGCTTCTCTTCGCGTGTTCTCTCTTCGTGCGCGACGCACTCTTTGTTCCTTCAGAATCCGGCCTCCGGCGGGCTCTCCTCCCCCGCCGCGACGAGGATTCGGGTCGAGGCGCGGGGAACGCCGCCTGCGAGGAGGGCCTCGATGTGGTGGGATCCGGGACGTGCGGGCCAGAACCGACGGTGCGTCCCTCGGGTCGTCCCGATCGTCTCGCCGTCGATCCGCCACTCGACCTCGAGCTCCGGCGGGGCTTCCGCTTCGAGCGCGATCTCCTGCTGTCCCGGCGCGAGCGTCGGGTCGAGGAGGTACCAGCTTCCGTCGAGCGGCCGGACGATCCGGAAGGGCGGCGCGCTTTCGCTTGCCATCGCAACCAATCGATCTTCAATCGTGCACGTCGGTGATCCGCAAAGGCAGACCGTCGCCGACGTCGGAGGCCCCTCGAGCCCGAGATCCGCCTGCCAGAAAGCGAAGCGAGCGGGGAGCCGAGCGAAGAGGCGCCGCGCGCGCCGCTCGGGGGGCGTGCACGTGCGCGCGAGGAGCCTCGTCTCCGTGTCGATCGTGCGAACGACATGAACCTCGCACTCCTCGAGAGGCGGATCGTCCTCTCGGAACGGCTCCCCGCTCACCTGCGGACAGTCCCCTCCGGCCGCGCGCCCCGAGAGAGGACAGACATTCCTCCTCTCGATTCCGGGCGGCACGGGAAAGGGGGGCGGAGGAACGTTTCCTTCCAGCGCGAGAAGAACCTCGCGCGCGACCGTTCCCGGTCCTTCCGCGCCGGTCACGCGATCGGTCGGCCGTCCGTCTGGATTCCCCATCCAGACGGCGACCGTATGGCGCGTCGTGTAGAGAACCGCCCACGCATCCCGCCACCTCGCGCTCGTCCCGGTCTTCGCGGCGACGGGACCCGGGAACTCGAGAGGTCCTCCTCGCTCGAACGCCGCTCCTCGCGCCGCCGGGTCGGAGAGGATCTCGTTCACCCATGCGGCGGCGATCGGGTCGAGGGCCTCGCGCGAACGGGCCGGCTCCGCCTCCGCCCAAACGCCCCCTGCACCCCGCACGGCCCGCATCGCGTGCGGCTCGATCCACCGCCCCCCGCGCGCGAGCGTCGCGTAGGCACCCGCCAGATCGAGAAGCGTGGCCTCGCCGACGCCGAGCGTGATCCCGAGGCCGACGCGAAGAGGATCGGTCTTCCCGAGGCCGACCGCATGGAAGACGCGCCCCGCCTCCTCGACCCCTGCTCCCCAGGCGACCTCGACGGAGGGAACGTTCCACGAGTTCGCGAGCGCAAGGCGTGCGGAGACGGGTCCCTGGAACGTCTCGGCGTAGTTCCGCGGCGCGAACGATCCGGTCGGGTCGCCGTACGCGACCGGCACGTCGGCGAGGATCGTTGAGGGACGAAGCGCTCCCGCGAACGCCGCGGCGTACACGAACGGCTTCACCGCGCTCCCCGGCTGGCGCGGCGCGAGAGCCGCGTTCACCTGGCCCGCGTCGGGTGAGGAGAAGTCGGGAGAGCCGACCATCGCGAGAACCTCCCCGCTCCTCGAATCGAGGACGACGACCGCGCCCCCCGCGACGCCCCGCTCCCGTAGGCGCGCGCATCCCTCTCGCACCGCCCTCTCGGCGGCCGCTTGCGCCGAAGGATCGATCGATGTCCGAACCTCGACGATGGATCCGTAGGGGCCTCCGAGCGAGCGAGCCAGCCACTCCGCGAGATGCGAAGGGGACGCTGCGTCCGTGCGAACGAGCCCGAGATCGCTCTTCAAGGCCGCTTCGAGCGTCTCCCCCTCGATCCATCCGAGCCGTCCCATACGCCTCAGGATCTCGTTCCGGGCCGCGATCGCCTCGGAAGGGTGAAGGACCGGATGGCATCGTCCCGGCGCGCGCGGAAGCGCGGCGAGCAGCGCCGCCTCGGCGGGAGCGAGGACGGCCGGACTCTTCCCGAACCAGCGTCGCGAGGCGGCCGCGACCCCCGCGATCGTCCCTCCGTACGGGGCGCGGGTGAGGTACTCTTCGAGAATCTCTCGTTTCGAAAGATGCGCCTCGACGACGAGGCTCCAGGCGACCTCGCGGAGACGATCCACGAACCCGACCGGCCGGCCCCGCGAGAAGCGGACGAGCTGCATCGTGATCGTCGAAGCGCCGCCGATCGGGCGCCGATGAACGATCGATCCCCAGAGCGCGCGCGAGAGAGCGATCGGATCGATTCCCGGATGGCGGAAGAAGCGGCGATCCTCCGCCGCGAGCGTTGCACGAACGAGAACGGGGTCGATCCCATCGAGAGAGACTCTCTCTCGAATCGTCTCCGCCGAGAGAGAGCGCGCCGCGAGAAGGCCTCCTTCCCGGTCGTCGATCCGAAGAACGGTCGGCGAGGCGCGAGAGCACCACGCGGGGAGCGGCACGATCCTCGGGAGAAGAGCGGAACAAGCGATCGCCGAGAGAACGACGAGAGCGGTCCGAAAGATCCTCCTTTTCTTCATCGGCGATCCTCTTTGACATGAAGGGTCTCCCCCGCGCTCATCGCATAAATCTCCGGACTATAAAGAAACTCCGCGCGCGCTCCCGGCACCCGGAAGGTCCCGCCCGCGACCGCGATCGCCGGGTAGTACACGTGGTAGATCCCGGTCCGGACGTCCTCCGCGAAGAGCCGCACGCTCCGGTCGCGAATCTCCCGATGAACGACCGGGAGAATCGACCGATCCTCCTTCTCCGGCTCCTCCGCGAGCGAAACACGCGGCGCGTTCCGGAAGCGGAGGTTCACCGCCTCGATTCCCGCGGGGAGCGGGTCTTCGAGAACGAGGTTCCGCGCATCGCGCGAGACGACGACCGCGAGGTGCACGAAGAGCGGTCTCCCGAGAGGGATCGTGGAACCGAGCGGGCGACCCTCCGTGTCCACGTACCTCCGCTCCACGATGAGCCCCTCCTCGAGCGCCGGATGATCGAGAGCGGAGCGCGCGGTCTCCAGCGTGGAGGTGAAGTACACCGCGCGCGTTCCGTCGGTCTCGATGCGAAGCGCGGTGGGAACGCCCTCGCCGCCGGGACCGACGAGATGGCGAATCGGGGTCGTGCGCGCACAACTCGGCGGTCCGCCCGGCTCCAGACGGAACTTCTCCTCCTCGCTTCCGATCGTGCACGTTCCCTCGACCGTCGAGAGGGGCGGTTCGATCACGGTCGAGGTCGAGGCGAGAAGATCGAGCGTGAGTGCGGTCACGTGGTTGTTCGTCCACACGCCGCTCTTCGGGCGGCGGGAGGAGAGGAGCCACTCGACGAGACGGGGGATCTCGTCGTTCGTCGGATCGGTCGCCGCGAAGAGACGGAGGAAGAGAGCGGTCGTCCTCTCGTCCCCACCGATCCCATCCCCCCAAAGGGATCCGCCTCCCGAAACCCAGGCGTTTCGACCGGTCCGCTGGACGTTTCGCTCGCGGATCTCGCGGACGAGCGACTTCGATTCGGCGGGCCATGCGCTCGAGGCGCCTCTTCGCGCGCCGAGGTTCGCAAGAGCAAGACCAAGAACGATTCGCGATTCGAGAGGAGCCTCCTCCCGGCGCGAAAGAAGCGCGTCCACATCCTGCGCGGGGACGAGCGTCTTGTTCGCATCGAGGAGCCTCTCCGCCTCCGAGAGACAATAGAGAAGCCAGGGACCTTCTCGAAGGAGACGCCGGATCTCGTCGTACGATCCTCTCTTCATCGATTCCAGCCTCTCCATCGCCTCCTCGGCCAAGCGACCGATGAGCTTTCCCGGAACCTCGATGCCGACCTCGCGCGCGCGGGCGAGAGCGAGAAGCGCGTAGCCCACGGTGTAGTCGCTCGCCTCCGACGACTCATCCGACGGCCACGCGTGAATCCTCCACGAGCTTTCCGCGCAGAGCCGGATCGTCTCGATCGCCGCGCGGGCTCTTCTCTCTCGCTCGTCCTCCGGCG of the Candidatus Eisenbacteria bacterium genome contains:
- a CDS encoding transglycosylase domain-containing protein produces the protein MKKRRIFRTALVVLSAIACSALLPRIVPLPAWCSRASPTVLRIDDREGGLLAARSLSAETIRERVSLDGIDPVLVRATLAAEDRRFFRHPGIDPIALSRALWGSIVHRRPIGGASTITMQLVRFSRGRPVGFVDRLREVAWSLVVEAHLSKREILEEYLTRAPYGGTIAGVAAASRRWFGKSPAVLAPAEAALLAALPRAPGRCHPVLHPSEAIAARNEILRRMGRLGWIEGETLEAALKSDLGLVRTDAASPSHLAEWLARSLGGPYGSIVEVRTSIDPSAQAAAERAVREGCARLRERGVAGGAVVVLDSRSGEVLAMVGSPDFSSPDAGQVNAALAPRQPGSAVKPFVYAAAFAGALRPSTILADVPVAYGDPTGSFAPRNYAETFQGPVSARLALANSWNVPSVEVAWGAGVEEAGRVFHAVGLGKTDPLRVGLGITLGVGEATLLDLAGAYATLARGGRWIEPHAMRAVRGAGGVWAEAEPARSREALDPIAAAWVNEILSDPAARGAAFERGGPLEFPGPVAAKTGTSARWRDAWAVLYTTRHTVAVWMGNPDGRPTDRVTGAEGPGTVAREVLLALEGNVPPPPFPVPPGIERRNVCPLSGRAAGGDCPQVSGEPFREDDPPLEECEVHVVRTIDTETRLLARTCTPPERRARRLFARLPARFAFWQADLGLEGPPTSATVCLCGSPTCTIEDRLVAMASESAPPFRIVRPLDGSWYLLDPTLAPGQQEIALEAEAPPELEVEWRIDGETIGTTRGTHRRFWPARPGSHHIEALLAGGVPRASTRILVAAGEESPPEAGF